A stretch of Candidatus Cloacimonadota bacterium DNA encodes these proteins:
- the mtaB gene encoding tRNA (N(6)-L-threonylcarbamoyladenosine(37)-C(2))-methylthiotransferase MtaB, producing the protein MIRVAIATLGCKTNAYESAAISAGFASGAYLAVPFSAEADVYVINTCTVTGRTDFKSRNLIRKALARKAQNPDVKIVVTGCFAQRNPDEIKDLGPVDLIVDNQGKPDIARILETKDYQFQDIMLCQDFVYRPVTRMVEHSRAFQKIQDGCDFRCAYCAVPHGRGHSRSASFADVLDQARLFVANGYKEIVLGGVNLGLYKDGNQGLAEVVEALQEMDGLELIRLSSLEPMLFTAELTERISHCDKLCPHFHIALQSGCDSVLKRMGRQYETAAFRALIDTILKTWPDAAIGLDVIAGFPSETEAEFQTTLNLLSELDIAYLHAFTFSRRWGTPADTLPGQIPNLAKNRRVRLLTALSDAKKLLYTQRLLRDRIPLRGVCESAEAGLATCLSDHFIRAYATGGCAPGSLITGIPSQLERDGILLAPSPQPS; encoded by the coding sequence ATGATCCGCGTCGCCATCGCCACCCTGGGCTGTAAAACCAACGCCTATGAATCCGCCGCCATCTCCGCGGGTTTCGCCTCCGGGGCTTACCTCGCCGTGCCTTTTTCCGCCGAGGCGGACGTCTATGTCATCAACACCTGCACGGTCACCGGACGGACGGATTTCAAGAGCCGCAACCTCATCCGCAAAGCCCTGGCCCGCAAAGCCCAAAACCCCGACGTGAAGATCGTGGTTACCGGCTGCTTCGCCCAGCGCAACCCTGATGAGATCAAGGACCTTGGCCCCGTGGACCTCATCGTGGACAATCAGGGCAAGCCCGACATCGCCCGGATCCTCGAAACCAAGGACTACCAGTTTCAGGACATCATGCTCTGCCAGGACTTCGTTTACCGGCCCGTGACCCGGATGGTGGAGCACAGCCGCGCCTTCCAGAAGATCCAGGATGGCTGCGATTTCCGCTGCGCCTACTGCGCGGTGCCCCACGGACGCGGCCACAGCCGTTCCGCCAGCTTTGCCGACGTACTGGATCAGGCCCGGTTGTTCGTGGCCAACGGTTACAAGGAGATCGTGCTCGGTGGCGTCAATCTGGGCCTCTACAAAGACGGAAACCAAGGATTGGCCGAGGTTGTGGAGGCATTGCAAGAGATGGATGGCCTGGAACTGATCCGCCTCAGTTCGCTGGAGCCGATGCTCTTCACCGCGGAACTGACCGAACGGATCAGCCACTGCGACAAGCTTTGCCCCCACTTCCACATTGCCCTGCAGAGCGGCTGCGACAGCGTGCTGAAGCGCATGGGCAGGCAATATGAAACCGCTGCCTTCCGCGCCCTGATCGACACTATCCTCAAAACTTGGCCGGACGCGGCGATCGGGCTCGACGTGATCGCCGGATTCCCCTCTGAAACGGAGGCCGAGTTCCAAACCACCCTGAACCTCCTCTCAGAGCTGGATATCGCCTATCTCCACGCCTTCACTTTTTCCCGCCGCTGGGGCACCCCCGCGGACACCCTGCCAGGCCAGATACCCAATCTGGCCAAGAACCGCCGGGTGAGGCTGCTCACCGCTCTCAGCGATGCCAAGAAGCTTCTTTACACCCAAAGGCTGTTGCGGGACAGGATCCCCCTCCGCGGCGTTTGCGAAAGCGCCGAAGCCGGCCTAGCCACCTGCCTTTCCGACCATTTTATCCGCGCCTACGCTACCGGCGGATGCGCTCCCGGCTCTCTGATTACGGGCATCCCCAGTCAACTGGAGCGGGATGGGATCTTGCTGGCCCCCAGCCCTCAGCCAAGCTGA
- a CDS encoding phosphoribosylglycinamide formyltransferase, whose translation MARAASEARKIAVLTSGHGRGSNLRALHQAFAQNNWPLRIAFATASRDQVPVVRLCAGLGLPCHILNPCCQEAFEARLLELCREERIELIALAGFMKLLSPTFLDQVGVPVLNIHPALLPAHGGPGMYGIRVHEAVFAAGERFSGATVHLVDPLYDHGKIIAQAKVDISDCLSPEAIAARVLEVEHRLYAAAIHNFLGPGWP comes from the coding sequence ATGGCAAGAGCTGCATCTGAAGCCCGGAAAATAGCAGTCCTCACCAGCGGACACGGCCGCGGCTCCAACCTGCGGGCGCTGCATCAGGCTTTTGCCCAAAACAACTGGCCACTGCGGATCGCCTTTGCCACCGCCTCCAGAGACCAAGTCCCGGTGGTCCGGCTCTGCGCGGGACTGGGCCTGCCCTGCCATATTCTCAACCCGTGCTGCCAGGAGGCCTTTGAGGCCCGGCTGCTGGAGCTTTGCCGGGAGGAAAGGATCGAGCTGATCGCCCTGGCCGGCTTCATGAAGCTGCTCTCACCCACTTTTCTGGACCAGGTGGGCGTTCCGGTGCTGAACATACATCCCGCCTTGCTTCCCGCCCATGGCGGACCGGGCATGTACGGGATCAGGGTCCACGAGGCAGTTTTTGCCGCCGGAGAGCGCTTTTCCGGCGCCACCGTGCATCTGGTGGATCCTCTCTACGACCATGGTAAAATCATCGCCCAGGCAAAGGTTGACATCTCGGATTGCCTCTCGCCGGAAGCCATCGCCGCCCGGGTGCTGGAAGTCGAGCACCGCCTCTACGCTGCGGCGATCCACAACTTCCTTGGCCCTGGATGGCCATGA
- the aspS gene encoding aspartate--tRNA ligase — MLDNLSNLKRTHYCGELSALNVGETVTVMGWVNKRRDLGGLIFIDLRDVKGLLQVVIRPEAETVFRKAEKLRNEYVAAVTGTVSAREPHNLNPNLPTGEIELIAGDILILNDCQPLPIQLTEAAMAEEDLRLSYRYLDLRRPALQKVILTRHRIVKSIRDFLCDEGFYEIETPILMKSTPEGARDYLVPSRVQPGKFYALPQSPQMFKQLLMIGGFDRYFQIARCFRDEDLRADRQPEFTQLDIELSFATQEQIFDLLERMLAVLFKEVLDMELQLPFARLGYQEAMDRFGCDKPDLRFGLELKDLSASLKGSEFQVFKSALEAGGVIKALAIPGGAEYSRKQQDELVELARHNGGKGIAFAKVAETGLEAGISKFLTPSETEEIIRVTEAKTGDLIAIVADSPDMTTKVLAALRNEVALRQKLIPENMFAFAWITDFPLFAYNAEQQRWEPAHHMFTLPREEHIPWLDQPDKYGQIIGQLYDLVCNGMELSSGSIRCHRHDLQNKIFSILGFSAEELKDRFGFFLEALKYGTPPHGGIAPGIDRLVMIMTGAESIRDVIAFPKTLKAADLMSGAPSEVPETQWQELHLKPGK, encoded by the coding sequence ATGTTGGACAACTTAAGTAACCTCAAGAGAACACATTATTGCGGTGAGCTTTCCGCCCTGAACGTGGGTGAAACGGTGACCGTGATGGGTTGGGTAAATAAACGCCGCGACCTGGGTGGGCTCATCTTCATCGATCTGCGCGACGTGAAAGGCCTGCTGCAGGTGGTGATCCGTCCCGAGGCGGAGACCGTCTTCCGCAAGGCGGAAAAACTGCGCAACGAATATGTGGCGGCGGTCACCGGCACGGTCTCCGCCCGCGAACCCCACAACCTGAATCCCAACCTGCCCACCGGCGAGATCGAGCTAATCGCCGGCGATATTCTGATCCTGAACGACTGCCAGCCTCTGCCCATCCAGCTCACGGAAGCCGCCATGGCCGAGGAGGACCTGCGCCTCAGCTACCGCTATCTGGACCTGCGCCGTCCCGCGCTGCAAAAGGTGATCCTCACCCGCCACAGGATCGTGAAAAGCATTCGCGATTTTCTCTGTGACGAAGGTTTTTACGAGATCGAAACCCCCATCCTGATGAAGAGCACCCCCGAGGGCGCGCGCGATTATCTGGTTCCCAGCCGGGTCCAGCCTGGCAAATTCTACGCTTTGCCACAGTCGCCCCAGATGTTCAAGCAGCTATTGATGATCGGCGGTTTCGACCGCTATTTCCAGATCGCCCGCTGCTTCCGCGATGAAGACCTCAGGGCCGATCGCCAGCCGGAATTCACCCAGCTGGACATCGAACTGAGTTTCGCCACCCAGGAACAGATCTTCGACCTCCTGGAACGCATGCTGGCTGTTCTGTTCAAAGAGGTGCTGGATATGGAACTCCAGCTTCCCTTCGCGCGTTTGGGCTATCAGGAGGCGATGGATCGCTTTGGCTGCGACAAACCCGACCTGCGCTTCGGCCTGGAACTTAAAGACCTCAGTGCCAGCCTCAAGGGTTCGGAGTTTCAGGTCTTTAAATCCGCCCTGGAAGCGGGCGGAGTGATCAAGGCCCTGGCCATTCCCGGCGGCGCCGAATACAGCCGCAAACAACAGGACGAGCTGGTGGAACTGGCCCGCCACAACGGCGGCAAAGGCATCGCCTTCGCCAAGGTGGCAGAAACAGGTCTGGAAGCCGGGATCAGCAAGTTTCTCACCCCCTCTGAGACAGAGGAGATCATTCGCGTCACGGAAGCCAAAACGGGTGACTTGATCGCCATCGTGGCCGATTCCCCAGACATGACGACCAAGGTTTTGGCCGCCCTGCGCAACGAAGTGGCTTTGAGGCAAAAGTTGATCCCGGAAAACATGTTCGCCTTCGCCTGGATCACCGATTTCCCGCTCTTTGCCTACAATGCCGAGCAGCAGCGCTGGGAGCCGGCCCACCACATGTTCACCCTGCCCCGCGAGGAACATATTCCCTGGCTGGACCAACCGGACAAATATGGCCAGATCATCGGCCAGCTCTACGACCTGGTCTGCAACGGCATGGAACTCTCCTCCGGCAGCATCCGCTGCCACCGCCACGACCTCCAGAACAAGATCTTTTCCATCCTCGGCTTCAGCGCGGAAGAGCTGAAGGACCGGTTCGGCTTCTTCCTGGAAGCCCTCAAATACGGGACCCCGCCCCACGGCGGCATCGCGCCCGGCATCGACCGCCTGGTGATGATCATGACCGGTGCCGAATCCATCCGCGACGTGATCGCCTTTCCCAAAACCCTGAAGGCGGCGGACCTCATGAGCGGAGCGCCTTCTGAAGTGCCCGAAACCCAATGGCAAGAGCTGCATCTGAAGCCCGGAAAATAG